From Toxorhynchites rutilus septentrionalis strain SRP chromosome 2, ASM2978413v1, whole genome shotgun sequence, a single genomic window includes:
- the LOC129766739 gene encoding uncharacterized protein LOC129766739, whose amino-acid sequence MAEKSSSIKKSTNATASSSSKKGVPQKKGKTNTDDVPEQDKQTYLNLSAMGRSCQICRGNDDMEMVQCDHCDKWFHFSRVGVSQQVESQDWKCPKCVNAWTLRSHEQLEKAQSKAMSAQSEKLKIPQNQPLEYERNLQHEKAPSKAKSVKSNKTKQLQLKLLEEERKLQLEEEANKRKYLATKYALLKEIENEEPPFNNEEEHSFEKVQEWLEKTDLATANQGLEEHIVANPPERESVRPDASVRQETVVPSVKNSLLSPEEYPTDCLLTRRQLAARQAVSKELPTFSGNPEEWPIFLATFNNTTQLCGFSNDENLFRLQRCLKDKAYDAVKRFLLFPTNVPRIISTLKILFGQPEAIILSLINNISNIPALREDKLQTLVDFAISVQNLYATIEACGIHEYSCNLSLLHNLVDKLPTSMKLSWALHKQSLPVANLDAFAAWIFKLAEAASSVNLPSIPPSDVKSIRKPTTFVNTHSNVSSPDQYDKHINHNTNKPSYAGSSPSCIVCKANCTTIEKCKRFLELSYDARWATVEECNLCRKCLKPHKGGCRINKLCGINGCSFKHHELLHNDQKDQYQNRNAEPTNPQFEPQPSTSQVAQNYSHQSVASSVLFKIVKIVLYGVGTRAEIYALLDDGSSVTLLEQNLADELKAKGIASPLWLKWTGGTCRYEKDSRLTDLQIANHGNPGKRYTIRNVQTVNELLLPEQSMDVTVLKENYHHLRRLPLQSYRSIRPRMLIGANNAFLINTIKSKEGNSHDPIAVKTRLGWTIYGGRVTKVTEDVAHHCCHICETPVDDLHNAMKQFFAWECLGISKPERILISSEEEWARELLEGLTKLHDNRYETGLLWRYDNPRLPDSRQLAIRRTQCLQKRMLKDTILAKILDRKMKEYIERGYVRKLTSTELQEPRNRVWYLPVFPVTNPNKPDKVRLVWDAAAKVHDISLNALLLKGPDLLTSLVSILYQFREFRIALSGDIREMFHQIGINSSDQHCQRFFWPENGGELTVYIMQVMTFGACCSPSSAQYVMNKNAARFAQQFPAAVDVITRKHYVDDMLVSVESEVEAIELAKNVKYIHAQGGFETRNFISNSSRVLEALSEGSTTEKCLDLSTELSTEKVLGMWWCTRTDRFTYKINYNRFDKSILNGSRVPSKRELLRVLMTIFDPLGLISHFLMYLKVILQDVWRSQIGWDDPISDEQFSNWTTWLSWLPLVEKIQIPRCYRICTSRVVTKSSFILSWTQAKMALQQ is encoded by the coding sequence ATGGCTGAAAAAAGCTCAAGCATTAAGAAGTCGACAAACGCCACAGCTTCATCGTCATCCAAGAAGGGAGTACCACAAAAGAAAGGCAAAACGAACACTGATGATGTTCCAGAGCAAGACAAGCAGACCTACCTCAATCTCTCTGCAATGGGTCGCAGTTGTCAGATTTGTCGAGGAAACGACGATATGGAGATGGTGCAGTGTGACCACTGTGATAAGTGGTTTCATTTTTCTCGTGTAGGAGTATCGCAACAAGTAGAAAGCCAGGATTGGAAGTGTCCAAAATGCGTAAACGCGTGGACATTAAGATCACACGAGCAACTCGAGAAGGCACAATCGAAAGCGATGTCCGCTCAATCGGAAAAATTGAAGATACCCCAAAATCAACCATTGGAATATGAACGGAATTTACAACACGAAAAGGCACCATCGAAAGCGAAATCCGTAAAGTCGAATAAAACGAAACAACTACAGCTTAAACTATTAGAAGAGGAACGAAAATTGCAGTTAGAGGAGGAGGCAAATAAGCGGAAATATTTAGCAACAAAATACGCTCTATTGAAGGAAATCGAAAATGAGGAACCTCCATTCAACAACGAAGAAGAACATTCCTTTGAAAAGGTCCAGGAATGGCTCGAAAAAACCGATTTAGCTACCGCGAATCAGGGCTTAGAAGAGCATATAGTAGCTAACCCACCGGAACGTGAATCAGTTCGACCTGATGCATCAGTCCGTCAAGAAACCGTCGTTCCCAGTGTAAAAAATTCACTGCTTAGTCCGGAAGAGTATCCAACGGATTGTCTTCTCACCCGTAGACAACTGGCCGCGAGACAAGCGGTATCAAAAGAGCTGCCAACATTCTCTGGTAACCCAGAAGAATGGCCAATCTTTCTGGCCACGTTCAATAATACCACCCAGCTCTGCGGATTCTCAAACGACGAAAATCTATTTCGCCTACAAAGATGCCTTAAGGacaaggcatatgatgcagttAAACGGTTCTTATTGTTTCCAACGAATGTTCCTCGCATCATATCAAccctaaaaatattgtttggaCAACCAGAGGCTATAATTCTCAGCCTTATCAACAACATATCTAATATACCTGCACTGCGTGAGGATAAACTTCAGACACTCGTGGACTTCgctatttctgttcaaaatctcTACGCGACGATTGAAGCTTGTGGAATTCACGAATACAGCTGTAACCTATCTTTGCTTCACAACCTTGTTGATAAATTACCAACATCAATGAAATTGTCCTGGGCATTACATAAACAATCATTACCAGTAGCCAATCTTGATGCATTTGCTGCATGGATTTTTAAACTTGCAGAAGCCGCTAGCTCAGTCAACTTACCGAGTATCCCACCATCAGATGTAAAATCAATTAGGAAACCCACTACCTTCGTGAACACGCACAGTAACGTCAGCTCGCCGGACCAATATGACAAACACATAAATCATAATACGAATAAGCCATCATACGCTGGATCATCCCCATCGTGCATCGTGTGCAAAGCCAATTGCACTACAATCGAAAAATGTAAACGATTTTTAGAGTTGAGCTACGATGCTCGTTGGGCAACTGTTGAAGAATGCAATCTCTGTAGAAAATGCTTAAAACCACATAAAGGCGGCTGCAGAATAAATAAACTTTGTGGAATAAACGGATGTAGTTTCAAACACCACGAACTATTGCACAATGATCAAAAGGATCAATATCAAAATAGAAACGCCGAACCAACGAATCCTCAATTTGAACCGCAACCATCCACCAGTCAAGTCGCTCAAAACTATAGTCATCAGAGTGTGGCGAGCTCGGTACTtttcaaaattgttaaaattgtcCTCTACGGTGTTGGCACTCGAGCAGAGATTTACGCGCTGTTGGATGATGGGTCATCTGTAACACTGCTAGAGCAGAATTTGGCGGATGAATTGAAAGCGAAAGGGATCGCTTCCCCACTATGGTTGAAATGGACCGGTGGGACCTGCCGGTATGAAAAAGACTCCCGGTTGACTGATTTACAGATCGCCAATCACGGAAACCCAGGGAAGAGGTACACTATTAGAAATGTACAAACTGTAAATGAGCTCTTGCTGCCGGAGCAGTCGATGGATGTCACCGTTCTCAAAGAAAATTATCATCACCTACGTCGATTACCACTCCAATCATATCGTAGTATACGTCCGAGGATGTTGATTGGCGCCAATAATGCGTTTCTAATAAACACAATAAAAagcaaagaaggaaattcgcACGATCCCATCGCCGTGAAAACAAGACTTGGGTGGACGATTTATGGTGGGAGAGTAACGAAGGTAACCGAAGACGTCGCACATCATTGCTGTCATATATGTGAGACCCCGGTTGACGATCTACACAACGCTATGAAACAGTTCTTCGCATGGGAGTGCTTGGGTATAAGCAAGCCGGAGAGAATTCTGATATCGTCGGAAGAAGAATGGGCTAGGGAGTTGCTGGAAGGTTTAACCAAGTTACATGATAATCGATATGAAACAGGCCTCCTTTGGAGATACGATAACCCACGCTTACCCGATAGTAGACAACTTGCGATTCGCCGGACACAATGTCTTCAGAAACGTATGCTGAAAGATACGATACTGGCTAAAATTCTGGATCGTAAAATGAAAGAGTACATAGAACGCGGCTATGTTAGGAAACTCACATCCACTGAACTACAGGAGCCACGTAATCGGGTCTGGTACCTCCCAGTATTCCCTGTCACCAACCCTAATAAGCCGGATAAAGTTCGCCTGGTTTGGGATGCGGCGGCTAAAGTTCATGACATCTCTCTGAACGCACTCCTACTTAAGGGGCCAGATTTGCTAACGTCTTTGGTTAGTATATTGTATCAATTCCGCGAATTTCGCATAGCACTGAGTGGTGACATCCGCGAAATGTTCCACCAGATTGGAATAAATTCAAGCGATCAACACTGCCAGAGATTTTTCTGGCCGGAGAATGGTGGTGAATTGACAGTTTATATCATGCAAGTCATGACATTTGGAGCATGTTGTTCTCCATCAAGCGCACAATATGTTATGAACAAGAATGCCGCACGATTCGCTCAACAATTTCCTGCTGCAGTGGATGTAATTACACGGAAACACTATGTCGATGACATGTTAGTCAGTGTGGAAAGTGAAGTAGAGGCTATCGAATTAGCCAAGAACGTAAAATATATACATGCACAAGGAGGGTTCGAGACTCGCAACTTTATCTCAAACTCCTCACGAGTGCTTGAAGCTCTTAGCGAAGGTAGCACTACCGAAAAATGTCTCGACTTATCCACTGAACTATCCACTGAAAAAGTTCTCGGTATGTGGTGGTGTACGAGAACCGACCGTTTCACGTATAAAATAAATTACAATCGTTTCGACAAGAGTATACTCAATGGAAGTCGGGTACCGTCAAAGCGTGAATTGCTGCGGGTACTAATGACGATTTTTGATCCTTTAGGATTAATCTCGCATTTCCTGATGTATTTGAAGGTAATTCTCCAAGACGTGTGGCGCAGTCAGATCGGATGGGATGATCCGATCTCGGATGAACAATTCAGTAATTGGACTACATGGCTCTCCTGGTTGCCCCTCGTGGAGAAGATTCAAATCCCAAGGTGCTATCGAATATGCACATCACGAGTTGTAACGAAGTCGAGCTTCATACTTTCGTGGACGCAAGCCAAAATGGCATTGCAGCAGTGA